A window from Rhodothermus bifroesti encodes these proteins:
- a CDS encoding class I SAM-dependent methyltransferase produces the protein MSKTVRVQEVVPYSLLARGYDRVMAYVDYSAWACYVHRLIQRFLPGASSLLELGCGTGSLALALQPMGPYRYHATDRSAAMLAVAREKAACSNSPVVFTEADFTNYRVAEPVDVVLLLFDGLNYVLEPEGICALLRSTHAALRPGGLFIFDQSTPANSLGREADFEDAGETEAFRYVRRSRYDPVRRLHTTLFELEIGGQRYRERHVQRAYTQREIEALLKTQAFQIEAAYDNFSYRPATETSERIHWVVRRIS, from the coding sequence ATGAGCAAGACAGTACGCGTGCAAGAAGTGGTCCCCTACAGCTTGCTTGCACGGGGATACGATCGCGTCATGGCCTACGTAGACTACAGCGCTTGGGCCTGCTATGTGCACCGGCTTATCCAACGCTTTTTGCCAGGGGCCTCTAGTCTGCTGGAGCTTGGATGTGGAACGGGCTCGTTGGCACTGGCGCTGCAGCCTATGGGACCGTACCGCTACCATGCTACAGATCGCTCCGCAGCCATGCTTGCTGTAGCCCGCGAAAAGGCTGCCTGCAGCAATAGCCCTGTGGTTTTCACAGAGGCGGATTTTACAAACTACCGCGTAGCTGAGCCGGTCGACGTCGTGCTTTTGCTTTTTGATGGTCTCAACTATGTACTCGAACCTGAGGGGATCTGCGCGCTGCTGCGCTCAACGCATGCCGCACTGCGGCCGGGGGGCTTGTTTATCTTTGACCAAAGCACGCCGGCCAATTCGCTGGGTCGGGAGGCCGACTTCGAAGATGCCGGTGAAACCGAAGCCTTTCGGTACGTGCGACGGAGTCGCTATGACCCCGTGCGCCGCCTGCACACCACCCTTTTCGAGCTGGAGATCGGTGGCCAGCGCTATCGCGAGCGTCACGTGCAGCGCGCCTACACGCAGAGGGAAATCGAAGCCTTGCTCAAAACGCAGGCTTTTCAGATTGAAGCCGCTTATGATAACTTCTCTTACCGTCCGGCTACCGAAACCTCTGAACGGATTCACTGGGTAGTGCGCCGAATATCCTAA
- a CDS encoding cell division ATP-binding protein FtsE, with amino-acid sequence MIVFRNVSVSYPLPDGQRRPVFEQLSFEIRRGEHAYLIGPTGSGKTTLMRLIYMDLLPETGVCQVGDYRSDRIKPAEIPYLRRTLGVVFQDFQLLPDRDVYENVAFALYVTGKRGSEVKARVMQALALVGLAHKRRRYPHELSGGEQQRVVIARAIVNDPWILLADEPTGNLDPRVSDEIMELLLNLHRQGMTLLMATHDYRLVKKYPARTLAILNGQLVEVDPQTL; translated from the coding sequence GTGATTGTCTTTCGTAATGTGAGCGTCTCGTATCCGCTACCGGACGGTCAGCGCCGCCCGGTTTTTGAACAGCTTTCCTTTGAGATTCGCCGCGGGGAGCACGCCTACTTGATCGGTCCTACAGGCAGCGGCAAAACGACGCTCATGCGGCTGATTTACATGGACCTATTGCCCGAGACCGGTGTCTGCCAAGTAGGGGATTATCGCTCAGACCGCATTAAGCCAGCGGAAATTCCCTACTTGCGCCGCACTTTGGGTGTGGTGTTTCAGGATTTTCAGCTTCTGCCCGATCGCGACGTCTATGAGAACGTTGCTTTTGCACTTTATGTGACGGGAAAGCGGGGCAGTGAAGTCAAAGCGCGCGTGATGCAAGCCTTGGCCCTGGTCGGGCTAGCCCATAAGCGCCGGCGCTATCCGCATGAGCTTTCCGGTGGGGAGCAGCAACGCGTGGTGATTGCACGAGCCATTGTCAACGACCCTTGGATTTTGCTGGCCGATGAGCCGACAGGCAACCTAGATCCACGCGTCTCGGATGAAATCATGGAGCTCTTGCTCAACCTGCACCGGCAGGGTATGACGCTGCTGATGGCTACGCACGACTACCGGCTGGTCAAAAAATACCCTGCCCGCACGCTAGCCATCTTGAACGGCCAACTTGTCGAGGTTGACCCCCAAACCCTCTAA
- a CDS encoding alanine/glycine:cation symporter family protein: MEVLSQIISQLNSFLAPVLVVGLLGAGLFLTLRLRFIQIRKLGHGFAVTSGKYDDPNEPGDVPHFQALTTALSATVGVGNIAGVAIAIHVGGPGALFWMWVTAFLGMATKYSEVTLAQHFRVPVTSDGKVWAGSVAGGPMYYIERGLGWKPVAVFFAFMLMLTSFMTGNAVQANTIATQFRDTLGIETWITGLITATLVGLVIIGGIRRIGAVTGVLAPLMAGIYVTAALVILVINWDQLLPAFATIFREAFNPTAGVAGTGMGALLTTLTYGVQRGLFSNEAGQGSAPIAHSAAKTDEPVSEGVVALLEPFIDTIVICTMTGLVIVITGVWNDRVPSALPLRDVNISYVVGDDVQGYRRVATPEAIRYVDGRPLEGQPQLAYFSVGVPRLFVDRAQTQPFTGTLYPLRAQAQGDNGQLYTTLYGDAVRSSAPLTTLGFERGLADIGLSGLAQYIVLLSVFLFAISTSISWSYYGDRCAYYLFGTRGIVPYKVVYLIMHFLGAVVAVTTIWGIGDVALALVTLPNVISLVMLSGLLKKLTDSYFERQPWRENYEVHRRLVEEQRRKKLETQARKP, from the coding sequence ATGGAGGTTTTGAGCCAAATCATTAGCCAGCTGAACAGCTTTTTGGCGCCGGTTCTAGTTGTGGGGTTGTTAGGCGCTGGGTTGTTTCTGACGTTGCGGTTGCGGTTTATCCAGATTCGCAAGCTGGGCCATGGCTTTGCGGTCACTTCGGGGAAGTACGACGACCCTAATGAGCCTGGGGATGTGCCCCATTTCCAAGCGCTTACAACAGCGCTTTCGGCTACCGTGGGTGTAGGCAACATTGCTGGGGTGGCCATCGCCATTCATGTCGGGGGTCCAGGCGCGCTTTTTTGGATGTGGGTGACCGCCTTTCTAGGGATGGCTACCAAGTACAGCGAGGTGACGCTGGCGCAGCATTTCCGGGTGCCTGTTACGTCGGACGGAAAGGTTTGGGCTGGTTCAGTGGCCGGCGGCCCTATGTATTACATCGAACGTGGACTAGGATGGAAGCCGGTGGCCGTCTTTTTCGCCTTCATGCTCATGCTGACGTCTTTCATGACGGGCAATGCGGTGCAGGCCAATACGATTGCTACCCAGTTTCGCGATACGCTGGGTATCGAAACGTGGATCACGGGGTTGATTACCGCCACGTTGGTTGGCTTGGTTATTATCGGTGGCATTCGGCGCATTGGGGCTGTTACAGGAGTGCTGGCGCCGCTCATGGCCGGGATCTATGTGACGGCCGCATTGGTGATCCTGGTTATTAACTGGGACCAACTGCTGCCTGCTTTTGCGACCATCTTTCGCGAGGCGTTCAATCCTACAGCAGGCGTAGCTGGCACGGGCATGGGGGCGCTGTTGACAACGCTCACCTATGGCGTGCAGCGTGGGCTTTTTTCGAACGAAGCCGGCCAAGGTTCAGCGCCGATTGCGCACTCAGCAGCCAAGACAGATGAGCCTGTCTCGGAAGGTGTAGTGGCCTTGCTAGAGCCGTTCATCGACACGATCGTGATCTGCACGATGACAGGGCTGGTGATCGTCATCACGGGCGTATGGAACGATCGGGTGCCTTCGGCACTGCCGCTGCGTGACGTAAACATCTCGTATGTGGTAGGCGACGACGTGCAGGGCTATCGGCGCGTGGCTACCCCCGAAGCGATCCGTTATGTCGACGGTCGCCCACTTGAAGGCCAGCCCCAACTGGCCTACTTTAGCGTGGGTGTGCCGCGTTTGTTTGTCGACCGAGCCCAAACGCAGCCTTTTACAGGTACGCTCTATCCCCTGCGTGCACAAGCCCAGGGCGACAACGGTCAGCTCTACACCACGCTCTATGGGGACGCGGTCCGTAGCAGCGCACCCCTGACAACCTTGGGCTTTGAGCGTGGACTAGCCGACATTGGGCTTAGCGGCCTTGCCCAGTACATTGTGCTGCTCAGCGTGTTCTTGTTTGCGATTTCTACGTCGATCTCCTGGAGCTATTATGGGGATCGCTGCGCGTACTATCTCTTTGGAACCCGGGGGATTGTACCTTACAAAGTGGTTTATCTCATCATGCATTTTCTGGGAGCAGTTGTCGCGGTAACCACCATTTGGGGCATAGGCGATGTGGCACTGGCGCTAGTAACGCTGCCGAACGTGATCTCGCTGGTAATGCTCTCTGGATTGCTGAAAAAGCTCACCGACAGCTACTTTGAACGTCAGCCCTGGCGCGAAAACTACGAGGTGCACCGGCGGCTGGTCGAAGAGCAGCGCCGCAAAAAGCTCGAAACGCAAGCGCGCAAGCCATGA
- the upp gene encoding uracil phosphoribosyltransferase: protein MSSLTIVDHPLLRRDLTLLRQRETPHGQFRQLVANAAAILAYEALRDLATEPIPIETPLEPTTGYRLAEEIVVVPILRAGLGMVDGFVRFVPEARIGHLGMQRDERTKLPIDYYRSIPGGIETARVFVVDPMLATGGSAIQAIHHLKAQGARRFTFVCLIAAPEGIRALQEVHPEVRIVTAAVDRGLDANAFIRPGLGDAGDRIFGTGSEAF, encoded by the coding sequence ATGAGTTCGCTTACAATTGTGGATCACCCGCTGCTGCGTCGTGACCTCACGCTTTTGCGCCAGCGCGAGACGCCGCATGGTCAATTTCGCCAGCTCGTTGCGAATGCTGCTGCTATTTTAGCTTATGAGGCGCTGCGCGACCTTGCCACCGAGCCGATCCCCATCGAAACGCCCCTAGAGCCCACCACAGGCTACCGGCTGGCCGAGGAGATCGTGGTGGTCCCCATTTTGCGGGCGGGATTGGGCATGGTAGACGGCTTTGTACGTTTTGTACCGGAAGCGCGTATTGGCCACCTGGGGATGCAGCGCGATGAACGGACAAAGCTGCCGATCGATTATTACCGAAGCATCCCTGGCGGTATCGAAACGGCCCGCGTCTTTGTCGTGGATCCTATGCTAGCCACCGGTGGAAGCGCCATCCAAGCCATCCACCATCTCAAAGCCCAAGGGGCGCGGCGATTCACGTTTGTCTGCCTGATTGCTGCACCAGAGGGCATCCGGGCACTTCAGGAAGTGCACCCCGAGGTACGGATCGTGACGGCTGCTGTTGACCGGGGCCTCGACGCCAACGCGTTTATTCGCCCAGGCCTAGGGGATGCAGGCGACCGCATTTTTGGCACAGGAAGCGAAGCCTTTTAG
- a CDS encoding Na+/H+ antiporter NhaC family protein — protein sequence MKNTRLLLLAAGVFCATRAFGQVHVHAPNPVLQGLPFQVWIEGAAPDSTYFLRVAEHAYPLSWQEGRLEADSVRVSQSGRVPITVYQGDRLLAQTEVRVLPGWTSVLPPLLAILIALLFRQVIPALFLGIWLGAWLAVELSLYGLWRGLLDAFDVYVRQALANPDHAAIVLFSLMIGGLVGIISKNGGMRGVVQHLVRWASNPRRGQLATFFLGLLIFFDDYANTLVVGNTMRPVTDRLRISREKLAYLVDTTAAPVACLAFVTTWIGYEVGLVGAAVAQIPDYDEGAYSIFLNSIPYSFYPWLALLFALAVSWTGRDFGPMYRAELRARTTGAVLGPGARIDEAAAESKDTAPNPDKPHRALNALLPVLVLVLSVLGGLYATGEGTSLREIIGSADAYRALMWGSLLSVLVAAALSIGQRILSLTETIDAWYAGVKSMLFAIVVLLLAWALSATTEVLHTAQYLASALSTALEPGVVPALVFVLAAATSFATGTSWGTMGILLPLVVPLAWHVLAADGLHTQAEYHHIIYSTVSAVLAGAVWGDHCSPISDTTILSSMASGCDHIEHVRTQLPYAFFVGIVAVLLGTLPAGLGLPWWAAMLLCAPVTLLGLRLFGKKVPDVAEPIEVSETRSAT from the coding sequence ATGAAAAATACGCGTTTACTGCTGCTTGCCGCTGGAGTTTTTTGCGCTACCCGCGCCTTTGGGCAAGTGCACGTGCACGCCCCGAATCCCGTGCTGCAAGGCCTACCCTTCCAGGTTTGGATTGAAGGTGCTGCGCCCGACAGCACGTATTTCCTGCGCGTTGCCGAGCACGCTTACCCCCTGTCTTGGCAAGAGGGCCGTCTTGAGGCCGACAGCGTGCGTGTGTCGCAAAGCGGCCGGGTACCGATTACGGTTTACCAAGGCGATCGGCTGCTGGCGCAGACCGAAGTGCGCGTCTTGCCGGGATGGACTTCGGTGCTGCCCCCGCTTTTGGCCATTCTAATTGCATTGCTTTTCCGACAGGTAATCCCTGCGCTGTTTTTGGGCATCTGGCTGGGCGCTTGGCTAGCCGTTGAACTATCGCTCTACGGACTCTGGCGTGGGCTTTTGGATGCCTTCGACGTCTACGTGCGTCAGGCCTTAGCCAATCCCGACCACGCTGCCATTGTGCTGTTTTCCTTGATGATTGGTGGCCTTGTGGGCATCATTTCCAAAAATGGGGGCATGCGCGGTGTGGTGCAACATTTGGTTCGTTGGGCTAGCAATCCTCGCCGTGGTCAACTGGCCACGTTTTTCCTAGGTCTTTTGATCTTCTTTGACGACTATGCCAACACGCTTGTGGTAGGCAACACGATGCGGCCAGTAACCGACCGGCTCCGCATTTCTCGAGAAAAACTGGCCTATCTGGTTGATACCACAGCGGCGCCGGTAGCCTGCCTGGCCTTTGTAACCACGTGGATCGGCTATGAAGTCGGACTGGTCGGTGCAGCGGTTGCCCAGATTCCAGACTATGATGAAGGGGCGTATTCGATTTTTTTGAACTCGATCCCCTACAGCTTTTATCCCTGGCTAGCGCTCTTGTTTGCCTTAGCGGTTTCTTGGACAGGGCGTGATTTTGGTCCCATGTACCGGGCGGAGCTTCGCGCCCGCACCACAGGTGCCGTTTTGGGTCCTGGTGCCCGCATTGATGAGGCTGCCGCTGAGAGCAAAGATACAGCTCCCAACCCCGATAAGCCTCATCGCGCGCTTAATGCGTTGCTGCCCGTGCTGGTGCTGGTGCTTTCGGTCTTGGGGGGGCTTTACGCAACTGGCGAGGGCACGTCGCTGCGCGAAATCATCGGGAGCGCCGATGCCTACCGCGCCCTTATGTGGGGCTCGCTGCTGAGCGTACTCGTTGCTGCAGCTTTGTCGATCGGCCAGCGTATCCTCTCGCTTACCGAAACGATCGACGCTTGGTACGCAGGCGTAAAGTCGATGCTGTTTGCCATTGTGGTATTGCTTTTGGCTTGGGCGCTATCGGCCACGACCGAAGTGCTGCATACTGCCCAATACCTGGCTTCAGCCTTGAGCACAGCACTTGAGCCTGGTGTAGTGCCGGCATTGGTGTTTGTGCTCGCCGCGGCCACTTCATTTGCTACTGGAACCAGCTGGGGTACGATGGGCATATTGCTGCCTTTGGTAGTACCGCTAGCTTGGCACGTTTTGGCTGCCGATGGCCTGCATACCCAGGCAGAGTACCATCACATTATCTACTCGACGGTATCGGCGGTCTTAGCCGGAGCCGTGTGGGGAGACCACTGCTCGCCCATTTCCGACACCACGATTCTCTCGTCGATGGCTTCCGGCTGCGATCACATTGAGCATGTGCGCACGCAGCTTCCCTATGCGTTTTTTGTCGGGATAGTAGCTGTGCTGCTGGGCACGTTGCCCGCGGGTTTAGGCCTTCCCTGGTGGGCTGCTATGCTGCTGTGCGCACCTGTCACGCTTTTAGGCTTGCGTCTTTTCGGTAAAAAAGTGCCCGATGTTGCAGAGCCGATTGAAGTTTCTGAAACACGTTCTGCTACGTAA
- the cas6 gene encoding CRISPR-associated endoribonuclease Cas6 translates to MRLRLLLSPALEPISFRYPYRLAGVLHRWLGQNAWHDGLSLYSFSWLLGGHMEGTRLVFPQGATWLLSFYDRVQAERVVEGIFARPYVLAGMKVMQVEVVASPNWGERARLQVLTPVVVRRTRPDGGREYLIWDHPAADEALTRVFRRKLEAAGLGHLASSATMRFDRHYVRARTKLVCIKGIHHRGSLCPVIVEGPPEAVHFAWLVGAGELTGCGFGALGDIVSSKAKRAAGMGSPTRRAKSQT, encoded by the coding sequence ATGCGACTGCGGTTGTTACTCTCCCCTGCGCTGGAGCCTATTAGCTTTAGGTATCCTTACCGATTGGCTGGTGTACTGCACCGCTGGCTGGGGCAGAATGCATGGCATGATGGCCTAAGCCTGTACAGCTTTAGTTGGCTTCTGGGCGGCCATATGGAAGGTACGCGGTTAGTTTTTCCCCAAGGTGCGACGTGGTTGTTGAGCTTTTATGATAGGGTTCAAGCAGAACGGGTGGTGGAGGGCATTTTTGCGCGCCCGTATGTATTGGCGGGCATGAAGGTGATGCAGGTGGAGGTGGTGGCGTCGCCTAATTGGGGCGAGCGCGCGCGGTTGCAGGTGTTAACCCCCGTAGTGGTGCGGCGAACGCGTCCGGATGGTGGTCGGGAATATCTCATTTGGGATCATCCCGCTGCCGATGAGGCACTCACGCGGGTTTTTCGGCGCAAATTGGAAGCGGCTGGCCTAGGGCATTTGGCCTCCAGCGCGACGATGCGCTTCGACCGGCACTACGTGCGCGCGCGAACAAAGCTTGTTTGCATTAAGGGTATCCATCATCGCGGGAGCCTGTGTCCGGTCATTGTTGAGGGTCCCCCAGAGGCGGTGCACTTTGCCTGGCTGGTTGGTGCAGGTGAGCTCACCGGTTGCGGCTTTGGCGCACTGGGCGATATCGTCTCCTCGAAAGCAAAACGCGCTGCTGGTATGGGGTCGCCTACCAGACGCGCTAAAAGCCAGACGTAG
- a CDS encoding type I restriction-modification system subunit M: MKRKIRNHQTNSTTLGYEAELWQMADELRGSMDAAEYKHVVLGLIFLKYISDAFEEHHKRLEQEPYADPEDPDEYRAQNIFWVPPEARWEYLKTQARQPNIGQLVDDAMEAIERDNQALKGVLPKDYARPALDKMRLGKLIDLVSNIRVGDEDARAKDVLGRVYEYFLKQFASAEGKKGGEFYTPRCVVRLLVEMLEPFSGRVYDPCCGSAGMFVQSVEFIEAHATGNGNGGRARSQVSIYGQELNYTTWRLAKMNLAIRGIDGQIAQGDTFHDDRFPDLKADYILANPPFNMKEWGGEHLREDKRWKYGIPPVGNANFAWVQHIIHHLSPTGYAGFVLANGSMSSNQSGEGEIRKNIIEADLVDCMVALPDKLFYSTQIPACLWFLARDKSGRPPAGQKEPLRDRRGEVLFIDARKMGRMVDRTHRELTDEEIAQIARTYHAWRGQAGAGAYQDVPGFCKSATLEEIRKHGYVLTPGRYVGAPPQEDDDEPFAEKMARLVTQLRAQQAEAARLDAAIEANLQELGFWSPKP; the protein is encoded by the coding sequence ATGAAACGAAAGATTCGCAACCACCAGACAAACAGCACCACGCTCGGCTATGAGGCCGAGCTGTGGCAGATGGCTGACGAGCTGCGCGGCTCAATGGACGCCGCCGAGTACAAGCATGTCGTCCTCGGCCTCATCTTTTTGAAGTACATTTCGGACGCCTTCGAGGAGCACCACAAGCGGTTAGAGCAGGAGCCGTACGCGGACCCAGAAGATCCCGATGAGTACCGCGCCCAGAACATCTTCTGGGTGCCGCCCGAGGCCCGGTGGGAGTACCTCAAGACGCAGGCGCGCCAGCCCAACATCGGTCAGCTCGTGGACGACGCGATGGAGGCCATCGAACGCGACAACCAGGCCTTGAAAGGCGTCCTTCCCAAGGACTATGCCCGCCCTGCGCTGGACAAGATGCGCCTCGGCAAGCTCATTGACCTCGTCAGCAACATCAGGGTCGGCGATGAGGATGCCCGAGCGAAGGACGTGCTCGGCCGCGTGTACGAATACTTTCTCAAGCAGTTCGCCAGCGCCGAGGGCAAGAAAGGCGGCGAGTTCTATACGCCCCGCTGCGTAGTTAGGCTGCTGGTCGAGATGCTTGAGCCCTTCAGCGGCCGCGTCTACGATCCATGCTGTGGGTCAGCGGGCATGTTTGTACAATCGGTGGAGTTCATCGAGGCTCATGCCACCGGTAACGGGAACGGCGGGCGGGCTCGGTCTCAGGTCAGCATCTACGGCCAGGAGCTCAACTACACCACGTGGCGCTTGGCCAAGATGAACCTTGCCATCCGCGGCATCGATGGCCAGATCGCCCAGGGTGACACGTTCCACGACGACCGGTTCCCTGACCTCAAGGCCGACTACATCCTCGCCAATCCCCCTTTCAACATGAAGGAGTGGGGCGGTGAGCATTTGCGGGAGGATAAACGGTGGAAATACGGTATCCCCCCTGTCGGCAATGCTAACTTTGCCTGGGTGCAACACATCATCCATCATCTTTCGCCCACTGGCTATGCGGGCTTCGTGCTCGCGAACGGCTCCATGTCCTCCAACCAGTCGGGCGAGGGCGAAATCCGCAAAAACATCATCGAGGCTGACTTGGTGGATTGCATGGTGGCGCTGCCGGACAAGCTCTTTTATTCTACCCAGATCCCCGCATGTCTGTGGTTCCTCGCGCGGGACAAGAGCGGCCGACCTCCTGCTGGACAGAAGGAACCCCTTCGGGACCGCCGCGGGGAGGTGCTCTTCATTGACGCCCGCAAGATGGGCCGGATGGTGGACCGCACGCACCGCGAGCTGACCGACGAGGAGATTGCTCAGATTGCGCGCACCTACCATGCTTGGCGCGGGCAAGCGGGTGCCGGCGCGTATCAGGATGTGCCTGGTTTCTGTAAGAGCGCTACGCTGGAGGAGATTCGCAAGCACGGCTACGTGCTCACGCCTGGCCGCTACGTCGGCGCTCCACCGCAGGAAGACGACGATGAACCCTTTGCAGAAAAGATGGCGCGGCTGGTGACACAACTGCGCGCGCAGCAGGCGGAAGCTGCGAGGCTGGATGCGGCGATTGAAGCAAATTTGCAAGAACTCGGATTTTGGAGTCCGAAACCATGA
- a CDS encoding ATP-binding protein, whose amino-acid sequence MTPELLKELLRQGESLDVEFKGEERRPLSDDELVETVVCLANRSSTKPAWLLVGVEDDGRVTGARPRHESGRTDPQRIAALIANRTRPSLSVQVSLIPWKGKEILAIEVPPSHTPVATTGGKYLRRVVGGDGKPACFPMFFHEMQSLQADRGILDYSALPVPQARWEDLDPLEFERFRRSIRERGGDSSLLKLDNIELAKALGAVEANGQVRTIRVLGLLLFGKEEALRRLLPTHEVAFQVLKGQKVEVNDFFHWPLLRVLEECERRFTARNREEEVLVGLFRIGVPDYPPAAFREGLANALVHRDYTQLGAVHVQWHIDRIEITNPGGFPEGVRLDNLLVTPPRPRNPLLADAFKRAGIVERTARGIDTIFYEQLRNGRPAPSYERSTESTVVLVLPGGEANLEFVRLLVEESRAGRELRLDDLLILNALWQDRRLTTDEAMRLTQKPEPEVRAVLNRLVEFGLVEARGERKGRTWHLSAATYRRLGRPAAYVRQRGFEPLQQEQMVMQYVAKHGRITRSEAAELCQLGPFQATRLLSRLVQSGLLVRLGTKRGTYYERKR is encoded by the coding sequence ATGACACCGGAACTGCTGAAAGAGTTGCTTCGACAAGGTGAATCGCTGGATGTCGAGTTCAAAGGCGAGGAACGCCGTCCTCTTTCCGACGACGAACTTGTCGAAACTGTCGTTTGCTTGGCGAACCGTTCCTCCACCAAGCCGGCGTGGCTTCTTGTAGGTGTGGAGGACGATGGACGCGTGACCGGTGCGCGTCCCCGCCACGAGTCTGGACGCACGGATCCACAGCGGATCGCTGCCCTCATCGCTAACCGCACTCGGCCCTCTTTGAGCGTGCAAGTCTCCCTAATCCCCTGGAAGGGTAAAGAAATTTTGGCTATCGAAGTGCCCCCATCTCACACCCCTGTTGCTACCACAGGGGGCAAGTATCTGCGGCGGGTAGTAGGTGGCGACGGTAAGCCTGCTTGCTTTCCCATGTTCTTCCACGAGATGCAATCCCTGCAAGCTGACCGGGGTATCTTAGACTATTCCGCTTTGCCTGTTCCCCAAGCTCGCTGGGAAGATTTAGATCCTTTGGAATTTGAGCGATTTCGACGGAGTATTCGCGAACGTGGTGGTGATTCTTCGCTGCTGAAACTGGACAACATCGAGTTAGCTAAGGCACTGGGTGCGGTGGAAGCCAACGGCCAAGTCCGCACCATCCGAGTGTTGGGGCTATTGCTCTTTGGCAAGGAAGAGGCGTTGCGGCGGTTGCTCCCTACCCATGAAGTTGCATTCCAGGTACTAAAAGGGCAAAAAGTAGAGGTCAATGACTTTTTCCACTGGCCACTCTTGCGGGTTTTAGAAGAGTGCGAGCGACGATTCACCGCCCGTAACCGAGAGGAAGAGGTTTTGGTCGGGCTTTTCCGGATTGGTGTGCCGGATTATCCCCCTGCAGCCTTTCGGGAGGGGCTGGCAAATGCGCTCGTGCATCGCGACTACACCCAGCTGGGCGCTGTGCATGTCCAGTGGCACATCGACCGCATTGAAATCACAAACCCGGGCGGCTTCCCTGAAGGCGTGCGTCTGGACAACTTGCTCGTCACGCCGCCGCGCCCACGCAACCCTTTACTAGCCGACGCCTTCAAGCGTGCAGGCATCGTAGAGCGAACTGCCCGGGGCATTGACACCATCTTTTACGAACAGCTCCGCAACGGCCGCCCCGCACCTTCCTACGAGCGCAGCACCGAATCGACAGTTGTGCTTGTCCTGCCTGGCGGTGAAGCCAACCTTGAATTTGTCCGCCTCCTCGTGGAAGAGTCCCGGGCTGGGCGTGAGCTTAGGTTGGACGACCTGCTCATTCTCAATGCCCTTTGGCAGGACCGACGGTTGACAACCGATGAGGCGATGCGCCTAACCCAAAAACCGGAACCCGAGGTCAGGGCTGTGCTCAATCGCTTGGTCGAGTTTGGCCTTGTGGAAGCTCGCGGCGAACGCAAGGGCCGCACCTGGCATCTCTCAGCGGCGACCTATCGCCGCTTGGGGAGACCCGCCGCCTATGTGCGCCAGCGGGGGTTTGAGCCGCTCCAGCAGGAGCAGATGGTGATGCAATATGTGGCGAAGCACGGCCGAATCACACGAAGCGAGGCAGCGGAGCTCTGCCAGTTAGGACCCTTCCAGGCAACGCGACTTTTGAGCCGCTTAGTCCAGTCTGGCTTACTCGTCCGGTTGGGCACAAAGCGGGGGACATATTATGAGCGAAAGCGCTAA